TCTCGTAACGGCGTTCATGAGCGGTCACAAAGTTCGCCTTAACAATTTCCAACTGGTTCTTGTCAAATGCAGGGGCGGTCAGGACCTTCTTCGCCAGTTCCAAAAGCGCAGGGAAATCCTTCGAAAGGCAGTCAATATCGAATGCCGAGAGGAACGTGCCCGCGCTAGTCGAGAGGGAAGCGCTGACAAATTCCAGGGAATCGTCCAGAGCGTGCGCCGAGATACCACCGCCCGCACCGCGACGGAGCATGGTTCCCACCATTTCGGAGGCGGCCTCGTCCTTGATGTTTGACGCGACGTTCGATTCTTCAAAATAGACCGTCAAGTTCACCAGCGGAAGAGCGCGGTCGCTCACAATGTAGCCCGAAACGCCTTCAGCGATTTCGACGCGATAGTCCTTGGGGTACGGAGCCACATACTTGAATTCGGGATACTTGATGTCCTTGTAACTTGCCGGGACAACGGAAGGTTCAGAGGCGGGAGCCTCGGCAACCGCAGGGGCAGCCGTATCGGCGACCGCCGGAGCGGGGCTCGCCGTTTGGGGGGCGGGCGCAGAGGAGCACGCCGCAATTACGGCAAAACAGCCCGCGGCGACAAATCCAATTGAACTAGATCGTTTAAGCATTTGCCAAAATATAGATTAAATCGGGAATCCAGAAAAGCATTCTTCCAAGTTGGAGTAACAAATAAACAAGGAGTGTGTTCCAAATCAAAAAAAATCCGTATATTAGTCAATGAGCCCTTCTGGTGGATAACTTCCGGCATCGCCCAGCGAGCCGCCCGTCTCCAAGAGAGACACATCCACCAGAAAGGCTCTTTTCTCTATCCAAAAACTAAAAGGACATCGCCCGAGCGATGCCCTTTTTTGCTGTACAGAGAAATCCAATTAACTAAAACGACCGTTGAGTTGCTTGCGACGGCGGCCCCGTTCCGATATCATCGCCTCGATCAGGAACAGCAATGCCGAAAATCCCAAAAAGATCTGGTAACGGTCCTGGTAATTTTCCATGCGGTCGCTCGCCTGGTCCTTCTTTTCGAGACTCGCGATTTCGGTCAACACCTTTTGCAGTTGGAACTCACCCGGACTCGCGTAAAAATACAGGGCTCCCGTGACGCTTGCAATCTCCTGCAAAGTCCCTTCCTCGAGTCGCGTCGTTACAATGTTCCCTTGAACGTCCTTCTTGTAGGCGACTTCGCCGTTCTTTGTCTTGACCGGTATGGGCACGCCCTCGCGGCTTCCTATGCCGATGGTGTAAATCTTGATGCCCATCTCGGCGGCTTCCTTGGCGGCGTTCACGGCTTCGGCTTCAAGTTCCTCGCCATCACTCATCAAGATCATCACAGAGTACTTCCCCGCCCCGCCGGAGTTCTTGAACAAATCCATCCCCTTGCGGATGGCGTTCTCGAGGTTCGTGCCCGGCATGAGCCAACCGGGGTTGAGTTCACGGAGCATCATTTGCACCGTGCCATAATCCAGCGTCAGAGGGACCATCACCTGCGCCTCGCCGCTAAAAGCGACCAAGCCCACTCGGTCCCCCGAAAGCCCTTCCAAGAACGAGGAGATCTCGTGACGGCTGCGCACTAGGCGGTTCGGTTTCACATCCTCGGCAAGCATCGAGAGCGAAATATCCTGCAAAAGCACAAGATCCAAGCCACGACGTTCGATGTGTTCCATCTTGCGCCCCCACTGTGGACGGGCAAGGGCCACAAACAAAAAGGCTATGGCCAAGAGTAGTAGGAGCACCTTGGTGAGGCGGCGCCACGGCGACACGCTCGTGGTGAGTTTGGGGAGCATCGAAAGCGAGACAAATCGGGCCGCCAATTTTTTGCGACGGCGGTACGCGTAATAGAACAGCAACGCGAATAGCGGCAGCGTAAACAGGCACCACAAAAAGTTCGGTTCGGCAAAACGCATCAAGGCCTCCAAAAACACAAGCCAATGGGGTCAAAAACCCTGGAATTGACCATGAATATACAAAAAACCATTCTTTTCGCCCCAGTTTTTACAGAAAAAAGCGATTTTTGGACAAAAAATGCATTTTTGAAATTGATACAGCATTTTTCGGGAAACTTGTTATATTTTTCTTACAGAGGGACTGTCTATGTTTGAAAATTTAGTCGGGATAGAAGTCAATGTCATTTGCCTGCTAACTGCCTTACTCATTCTGGGCACCTTGCAAAAGTCGTACCAGCGCAAGCTCCAAACGCGAGCGTTCTGCGCCCTACTACTGTGGTTCATAGCCTTCTGCGTCATCGGCGGAATCACCCACATTGTGGACCCACAGAACATCGCCGCAATGCACGTCCTTATTTGCCTCAAGGTTATCACCTGCGTTTTTGTGGGCTACAACTGGTTCACCTACACTTTCTACGCTACCGCCAACAACTCCTATGGGATCCGGCGATGGGCGCCCCTTGTTATTGCCCCGCCTCTCGCCGTGAGCATCTATGCCATTGTCGTGTGCATTAAGCACATCAGCGATACAGAGCTGCTCCTAGACCCGCTCCTTTGGCTATTCTTGAACATCGTCGGCAACGTCTATTTTATCGCAGCCGTTGTCGTCTCCGTCAAGAGGTCGTTCCGAAGCGCGAACCCTTTCCAAAAGGGAGAGTATCGCCGTCTGAGCCTTGTGGCAATCATCCCCCTTATCGCCATGTTCGTCCAGTACAAGTTCATACAACTGAACATTACGTCCCCTGTCATTATCCTCACCATACTGTACATGTACCTGCTCTCGCTTAAGCAACAGATATTTACGGATCCCGCCACCGGTCTAAACAACAAGCACAAGATGACCGACCACATCGACAAGGTCCTCCAGAACCCGGATCCCGAAAAAAGGCTTTTCTTTGTGCAAATTGGCGTGGATTACTACGAAAAAATCCGTAAAAAATTCGGCAAGAAAAAAGCTCTTCTTGTCATTGAAAAGGTAGCCTGGTTCCTCCGGAGCCAGTGCCACGGGCAAAATGCGTTCCTCGCCCGCTACAGCGCAGACAAATTCGCCATCATCTGCGAAAAAGAAACGCTCTCGGAACTGGAATTCCTGTGCAACGAAATCATCCGCAACAGCGAAACCGGCGAGATCCAATCCGTCATTCCCTGGAAAATCTCCCTCAACGTCTACTGGTCCGAATACGGCACCGAAAAGACCCAGACTGTAGACGACTGGCTCAACGGCGTTTACGACAACTGCATCAAGCCCGCCACCGAGACCCCCGAGTCATAAACACGGAAATCGACGGCAAAGGATTATTACGGGATGCGCACAAAGCGCGTATTTGCAAGCAGCAGTTCCAAAAGAATCAATGCCGCCCCCAGCAAAAGCCACGGGTAGAATTTCTCGGCATAGCGGGCATAGGCGACCGTCTCAATTTCGGTTTTTTCGAGTTGGTCGATTTCGGAGTAGATTTCTTCAAGTTGTTCCTTGTTCTCGGCACGGTAGAACTTGCCGCCCGTCTTTTGGGCGACGGCGCTCAAGGTCGCCTCGTCAATGCCTTCTTCGGGAGTGATGTCGCGCTCGGTCCACGAGATTTCGCCTGTCCACGCGTTCTGCTGGAACCCAAGGATCTTGCCCCGTTTTTTACCCACGCCAACAGTGTAGACCTTCACCCCCAATGACTGCGCGACCTCGGCGGCACGAACCGGGGAGATGACGCTTGCGTTGTCCTTGCCGTCGGTCAACAGGACCACCACGCGGCTCTTGGCCTCAGATTTTTGCAAGCGCGCCAAGGCGTTCATCAGACCGTCGCCAATGGCGGTGCGGTTCGCGAACACGGAGTCGCGTGCCAAATCGTCCGTCGCCCCGAGAATTTCGAGGAGGCTCCCGTAATCAAGAGTCAACGGGCACTGCGTCACGGCACGGCTGCCAAAGGCGGAGAGGCCTATGCGGTCGCTGTGGCGCTTTTGAATAAAGTCGGCAATCACTTCTTGGGCATAACCCATGCGGCTGTACTTCCAGTACTCTCCCGACTTGAGAATGCGTTCCGCGTTCATCACGCCAAGTTTCGCCTGTTCGGCGCGGGTGAGCATGTCGAGCGTCCCCATGGAGCCCGAAACGTCCAAAACCAGCATGATGTCGACACCGTCGGTACTGGTGTATTCCACCTCCATGGCATTTTGCGGGCGGGCAAGAGCCACGATAAAGCAACAAAGGGCAGCCATACGGAGGGCAGGCACAATGTGGCGCAAACGCACTCGGCGACTAGGCGACGCCTTTTTGGCGATAGCCAACGCCGGGAACTTGATGGTACTTTTGCGGCGCTGCTGGCGGTACACGTACAGCGCTATCAATACGGGAACAAAGATAAAGAGCCAAAAGGCTTCAGGATTCTGAAAATGGAGGGCACCTATATCCATGCCCGAGAATATACAAAAAAACAAAAGCGCAAATTTTGCGCTTTTACGGCAAAAAACCGCAAAAAAATGACTCCCGAAGGGGGGAAGCCTTCGGGAGCCAAACACATTAGGATTGTTTAATTACTTTACACGGACCGTGCTGATCTGGTTACCCACACGGAGCAGGTACTGACCCTTGCTCGGCATGACGATGTTCTGGTTGGCACCATCGATGCGGCCAGAAGCAATCACCTTGCCCTGCATGCTGAACACGGCATAGTTGGAGCCGATCTTGGCACCGCTCAGCTGGATCTGCATACCAGAGACGCTCACCTTGGCGACGCTCAAGGCGTCCACAGCCACGATGGCATCCTGACCGCTGGCAGAGCTACCCGGGTTCACAACACCCTGAGAAGAGCTGGTCGGGTTGACGCCCTGAGAAGAGCTGGATGTCGGACTCGAGCCGCCATTGTACTTGGAGAAGTCGTTCGGGACAGCGAAGCCTACAAGCTTCACCGGATCGACCACATTGCCACTGGCATCGAGGAATTCAATAGACTTCACAGACACGGAGCCCGTTCCACCATCCGGCATCTTGGCTTCAAACTTCACGCCAGATGCGGTGGCCATAACGTCGTTGGCGCCCGCAGCAGGAACCGATTCTTGTGTCATCCAGCTATCAATATTAAGGTCTCCAAGGATGTAGCCATTCGGCTTCAACTTGAACGTGAGGGTTTGATAATCGTTCGTCGGATCCAAAAGGATACCCGGTTCGCAACCGGCGCAATGAGGTTCCGCATAAAGAATCGCAAAGCGCATTGTTCCCGTTGTTTTCACATTGATGCGCACGGAAGCAACGTTCAGTGCAGTCAAGTTCACGCCGGATTCGTCACCCTTGAACGACATGGCGATACCGGCAGAAGGATACTTGAGCAAACCAGCTTGCTTCAGTGCTTCATCATACTCCGGTTCCGGACCGATTTCCATGGATGCATTGGCATAAACTTCATCGCCGATGAGGTAAAGCGGAGAAGAACCAGAGTCCGGGTCCATCTTTGTACCAATACCAAGCTTATCATGATAGGCACCCCAGTTCCAGAAACCGGAAACACCCACCAAGGAATCGCCCTTATCCAAGTGAATACCTTCACTGGAGGTAATTTGCTGTCCCAAGGACGGGTCCGGGGTGAACGAAGTAAAGCCGGTCATGTCGTAGAAGTTGGGCATGTTGCCCGTCATGAGGAGCAAATAAAGCAAATTCAAGGTCGCCGGATAGTACTTTTCACCAGGGACGCCTTCACCACAGCCGCTTGCCGAAGCACAGCTAGTCTTATTTTTCAAAGTCTTGTAAACCGTTTCCAGGTACGGTTCTGCTTCGTCGGCACTAGCGGCAGCGAGGCCCAAGCCACCAGAGAACGTGGAGGAACTGAAGTTGTCACGCTTCTGAGACATCGTGCCATCGGGATAATAACCGGAATTGATACCGCCAGCGTTCATCTTCGTTTCCTTGTACATCCAAGGAACGATTTTATCGTTGAACTTTTTGGCGTTGGCGTTACCATACCAATAATAGGCCCAAGCCATGCGCCATGGCGTACGGGCGGCATCGTCAAAGAAGCCCGGATTGTCGGCCTGGCCAACCGCAGCCTGGGAATTGACGGCAGGCTGATGGCTGTTCCAATCACACCAGTCCGTGACAAGGCCGGTAGTGTTGTTCTGACATGCAAGGAGGTCCTGTTCGGCCTTAGACTTCACAGTATTCCACTTACTGTCGTTCGTGACCTTGGCAAAAAGTTCAAAGTTGGCGAGAGTACCATAGCTCGGATTAAACATCAGGTTCCAATCGCTACCCGCCTTGACAGAATTATTGCCATCAATATCGTTGGAAGCAATCCAACTGATGAGGGCCTTTGCGTCAGTCAAGTACTGGGCGTTGTTCCACTGCTTCGAAGCCATAATAAGAGCGAGGGCGGCATCAAAGTCAGCATCGGATGCTGTACCACCGTGAGAGCCTTCACCCACACGCCAGTTCATACCACCGCCATTTCCCTTGGCGTTGTTCTTCCACGTGGCATAGAGCTTGTCGAATTCGGCCTGATGGTCGTCATTGGTGCTAGACATGTAGACCATGATCATCATGCCGTATGCAATACCCTCGGACACGGTTGAATTAGTCCCTTCTGGGCTCAAAATCCAGGCTTCGTTGCCCTTATCCTGATACCAGGCACCCTTCCACTTTTTAAAGTGATCCTGAATCACGGACGGATCTGCATACAACGCAGTTGTACCATGCGGGCTCTTTTTGTTCTGCGGGAACGGGAATTGCGGTGTACCAGCCGAAGCCACCACAGACGTCACCGCTACAGCGGCAAGCGCAATTTTGAAAAAGTTTTTCATTCAAACAATCCTTGTTAATGTGTAAGCCCAATCCCCCCTAAAATATAAGTTGAAAGCATCCAAAATTGCACCCAGGAAATGTAACAAATCCGTTTCAAAGCGCCATTTTTGAGTAAAAAAAATTATAATGAAGATGGAGTGTGCTAAATGTCACGTTTTTTTAAGATAGCCTTGGCGACAGCGTTCGCCGGCGGAGGTTTCGCCATGGCGGCAGGCCCGATTACCACTGTCCCCTGGAACGGGCACGTTGGCGCCGTTTCGTTCACCTTTGACGACGGCATGCAGAACCAGATTGACAACTTGAAGCCCATTTTGGACAAGATGCCCGACGTCACCGTCACCTTTTTTATCCCGGGATTCAGTTCGGTTTGGCAAAACAACCCAAACGACCTCGCAGCCCTCGCCCAGGCGGGCCACGAAATAGGGAACCACAGTCTCTCCCACCCCACGTTGACCGGGCTTTCGGCGGATTCCCTCACCAAGGAAATCGTGAATTTTGCGGAGAGTCTCGAAAAAGGCATCCCGGCACCCAAAATTACCGCCTTCGCCACGCCATTTTGCGCCAACAGTGACGACGTCACCGCCGTCATCAAGCAAAAGCACTTCATCAACCGCGACTGCGGCGACTGGGCATACCGAAACGGCTGGAACAAGGAGCCAAACTGGTTCAAGTTCCCCGCCCTCACCTGGCTCCGCTCGTCCAAAAAGCCCGAGGACATCACCGTCGCCCTAGATACCTGCATAGGGAATGCGGACTTTAGCGGGCTCCCTTCCTGGGAATCGCCCCCCGGCCCCGAAGGCGAATGGATGGTTGTCTTGAACCACGGCGTGGCGCAAGACAACGACGATTACGCCATCGACCCCGCCGACATCAAGAAGATTATCCAGCACGCCCGCGACAACAAGATGTGGGTCGCCTCGTTCAGCACCATCGGAGCCTACTACATGGCGCACTTTACGCTGGACGCCGTCAGCGAAGCCTTGGGTGAATCCGCCAACATTGACGCCGGAATTAAACTCGATTGGAAGTTGCCCAGCGAAAATATGCCCGAGAGCATCCCGCTCAAGGTAAAGCTCGGCGGCCCGCTAACAGCCGTCAAGGGCAAAATAGTAATGGACCAAGGCGACAAGGCCATTTGGCCCGACAGCAGCGGCCACTACACCATCGAGTTCACCAAGCTCTCGCTCAAGGTGCGCCTCGCCACCGCCGAAGAAATCGAGAACCACGGCAACAATACCACTGCCCTCAAGCGCGCAAACCAGCTAAACAAAAAGCCGCGCAGCTCGGGGCCGCACGGCACATTCGACCTCATGGGCCGACGCGTCAAGAACGAGAAGCGTTAACGGGCGGCTTTCGCCTTGGCTCGCTTCTTTTTCCAGATTTTGAACTCCATGTAGAGCGTGCTCACCGTGTAGACAAAGACCATGAAAATGATAGTATTCTTGGGAGTATTCAAGTTACAAATGCCCCAGGCGATGGTAATGAGCGGCAAATGGATGAGGTACGGGTAAAAACTGGCCCTGCCGACCTTCCGCACAATCCCAATGCAAAAGAACCGCGCCATGAAGCCCTTGCCCGAGAGAAGCGAGAGCACAAAGAGACCGTAAATGAGTATGGGCAAGCTATGGTGAAGGAAGTAGTTGACCCCGGGGTTCCACTGCGGGCTCAAAAGGAAGAGGCTCCCGTACAGCGCCCAGAGCAAAAACATTTGCACCATGCCGCTCACATAGTCCCTCTTCAAAAACTCGAAGCAGCCCTCAGCATACAGACGGTAAATGACCATGCCAAAAATGTACTCGAACACGCGAACCGGCGCGAACATGTGGAAAAAACGGTACTTGGCGGCATAGCCGTCAAACCACAGGTTGCCCGTAGCACCGAACACCACTGCCCACAGGATTCCCGGGATAAACACCGTGCCGAACAGCACCCAGAGCGTGCGGCGGTTCTGCTTGAACAGCCAGCGGCTGAACCAGGGCGTAATGGCGTAGCACACAAAAAAGCTGGTGAGCGACCACGAAGGCTCGTTCAGTTTCATCCCCAAGTCCGGGACAACGGACCAGGCGAGAGTCAGGTGCAAAACGAGGCTCCGCCAGGGGTGCACCATATTCGCAATCCCCTTGCCAAAGCAGTCGGGAATCTCGCCAAAGGAGGGCAAATGCGCATAGCCGCTGAACTTGAATACGAGCACCACAAACATGAGGAGCGTCATAAAAAAGTGCAGGCGGTACAACTTGGCAATACGGGCGAACATGAACGGGACAACCGGAATGCTACGCTCGGGGTCGCTAAACTTGCTTGCGAAGAGGAACCCGGCAAAGACGTAGAAGATGCCCGCGGCAAAAGCGGGGGCGCTCACAATGGGCATGAGCCACTTGCAATCGGCCATGTACTGGAGGGCGTTGCTGCTCCCCAGGTGGAGCATCACAATGTTGATGCTCGCCAACAGACGCAAACCGTCTATCGCCGGGAAATAAGGACGCTTGGATTTTTGCTCTGGCTGTTCCATCGTGGGGCTAAATGTAGAATAATCCTTCCCGTTCCACAAAAAACGGCAGTCCTAAGACTGCCGTTTGCTTCAATCAAGGTAGGGAATGATTTTTCACATCACTTTGCCGTGCGGATTAAGTAAGTCTTAAATCCTGGGACACGCACCAAATAGGCTCCTGGACGCTTGGTGGCCTCCTTGCTCACGCGATTGCCGTTCATGTCGAAATATTGGGCTTCTACGGCAGTATTGCCCGGAGTCCTGCGGAGGGAAGTTAAGCCCATCTGCTCTTCCTCCTGTGCCGCCTTGGCATCGACAAACTCAATCCAGTCGATGTTGACGTAGCTCCCGGTAATCGCAAGCTTCAATATATGCTTGCCCGCCGTAAGCGTCTTTTTGCCCAGTTCAAACACCTTGTACGTTTTCCAGTCCTCGCCCGTCTGCGGAACAGCAAAGGACTCGGTAATTTCGGCATCATCCATGAACAGCTGGAAACTGGAAGTCTCGCTACCGCTCGCGACGTTCGCCTTGATCAAGTACTCGCCCTCCTGGGCGACCTCGACCGTGTATTCGAGCCATTCGTCGGCAATGGTATAGCCGATGGCGTAATTGTCGCCGCCCTCCTCGATATCCACACCATCGTCGCGATAGGCGCCACCCTGGTTGTCGGAATCAGTATCGCGGTACGAGAAACCCTGACCAGCCTCATCGTAATTTTCGGCTTCGACCTTGCCCGGGATGGACGCAGCCACGTTCTTGTAGGGATTCTGCGGCACATCGATCGGAGTGAGGTACACGCGGTAACCATAGAACTGGCTCTCAATTTTCACCTGGACCGTAAGGCTTGAACCCGTAAGCGTCATCTCTTTCTCGGAGACGAGCTCGGTCGAGGCCACCGGCGTATCCTTGTCCTTCCAGGTCACACGTTCCACGGTGACTTTCATTTTACCCCCGAGGAAAGCCGGGAGTTTTTCGAACACGACGTTCACATTGCCCACAGAGTTTCCGCCCAGCACGAGGCTAGCATAATTCTGCTTTGCGTCTACGGCAGCGAATCCATCAACGCCTTCGCTCTTGTCGTTTGGCGGCGTGACACGGGCCATGTAGCCGCTCATGTCGCCATACCACTTGTAGAGCCACCAACCGCCCCCTTTTTGATTACTTGCGGTGAGGAGGCTGCCGAGACGCCCAGGCAGGTTTGTGAACCACCAGGAAATCATAGCACTTTCAACATTGTAACGTTCGAACTTGGCAATGTACGGAACCGAGACGCCAGGGGCACCTTCGTAGGTGTGCGTATCGGAAGAATATTCGTTAATGCTAAGCGCACGCGGCGAGATGTTATACTTCTTTTCGATATTGCGGAGGCTCTCCACGGCTCCCACAAAACCGCCACTGCCCCACTGATGCCAGCTAAACACATCGGGCAAGCAGTTGTTCTGCGAACAGTACTTGAGGAATTCATCCACACGGTTGGAGTTGAACCACGAATACGACGGGCCAATGATTTTAGCCTTCGGGTCCAGCTTGCGGATCAAGTCGTAAGTCGGCTTCCAGCAGTTGGTGTAAAAATCGCCATTCTCGTTTTTCCAAGTGCCGTCGGGTTCGTTCCAAATCTCGTAGCCGTCAAAGTTGTTAAGACCGGAATTCAGTTTCTTTTTGATAATCTCCTCGACACTCTTGAGCCAAGAATCCTTGCCGGGCCAGCGGTACGGCCAGCCGGGAAGGATGTCGGCCAATCGAATCTGAACCTTGCCCGTAGTGTTCACCAGACGCTTGGCAACGTCAAAGGCGTCACCAATGGGCTGCTGATGCCCATTGCCGCTAATGGCGGGTTGCACATAGACATTCCCCTTGAGCGGGGCAATGTGGGCAGAGACATCGGCGGGCAAATCCGCCGTAATGCCGTAAAGGGCTCCCGACGCGCAGTGCGTCACAGTACGGATGCTATCGGTCAAATCCACCTTGAGGGTGGCGTCGGCAAAAGCCGTCGTCGCAGACAAGGCTACAAAAGCCACTACCGTGCCCTTAAGCGAGGCCTTGCGCCCCATATCCAAACATTTCATAACGGTACTCCTATTTTCCTTTAAACTATTTTTTGGAGCAGCCGTTTTACAGGGGGGCAAGCGATATACTTTTGGAGTTTTGACAAAAGAGCCTCCGAGTAAAACTCGGAGGCTCTGATCCATAACCAACCCTATTTTTCTTTGAATCTTTCGATTCAACAGCTATAATTTAACCCCTTTTGAGGGTAATTTGTTACACCGCAAAATATATTTCATTTACAAAATGTAAATAAAAGGGTTCCCGGGGCACCCCGGGAATCCTTTTAGGTGTCAACTCCACTTGGAGTCTGGATTAGGATCATTTTGGACTAGCGAGCAACACGGACTGCCTGCATTTTGCCGGTAAAGCGGTTGCGCAGGTAGTAGATGCCCGAGTTCTTGATATCGCCAGTAGTTTGGAGAATCTGGGCCGCACCATCGAAACCGTAGGCAGAGAGGACGCCCAAGTTCACGCCGTGTACGTCAAACACGAAGTAGTCCTGAAGGCTGTTTTCATCGACCTGGAAACTCGGCTGTGCAAACTGGGGATTGTCTTCGGCAGCAATCGGTTCAGGGTCGGTAGCATTCTTACCCTTGACGAAGGTAAAGTAGTCCACGTCGAACCAGGCGCCGGTCACGTCCATGCGGAGGATGTGCTTGCCAGCCGGGAGAGTCACGTTGGCGGAGACCTTGTTGTAGTCATCGTAGTTTTCTTCGCCGGACTTTGCAGCAGGAACCGAAATCACGCTGGTCAGTTCCTTACCGTCAAGAGAAAGCTGGAAGCTAGAAGTAGAACCTGCGGCAGCCACGGCAGCAAACATGGTGTAGTCGCCAGCTTCAGCCACATTCACGGTCCATTCGAGCCAATCGCCTTCGCTGTTGTAGCCCACAATAACGCCGGTCGCCTTCTTGTAGAGGTCTACGCCGGTATCTTTACGGTAGTCGCTGTCGCCATGGTTCTCGGAATCGTCACCATAAGATTCGTTGCTCGTGCCGTCTTCGTTACGGCCCTTGCCCGGGATGTCGAAGTCTTCGGCTTCCACCTTGCCCGGGATGGCGATGGCCTCGCCCTTGAACGGGAGCTGCGGTTCGGGATCCACAACAGTCAAGACACCCGTGGCAAGGCCAGTCGTATTGACGCCCTTGTTCTTGGAGAGGTAGTCCCTGAGCCAAGCCATGGCGGCGCGGTCCTTGCCGTCCTTGATAATGCCGGAGCAACCGCCTGCAGTGCCGTTACAGTCAAGCCAGGTGCGGCCATAGATGTAGCCCCACAAGGTAATACCGGCAACGTGCTCGTTTTCCATGAAGTGGGAAATCTGTTCGGAGTAGCACTGCTTCTGGATATTGTCGTCGGTCGTCGCAATGTCGTATTCGCTAATGAACATCGGGGTCTGGGTCTTGTCCCAGATTTCCTTGGTAATGCTCTTGAGCGTATTGATGTTCAAGCAGACGCCACCGCCACCGGTACCGCCCTGGCCACCGCCCTGGCTCATCATGTCGTGGGCCTGCAAGCCGTAGGCATCGACCGGGGCA
The nucleotide sequence above comes from Fibrobacter sp. UWP2. Encoded proteins:
- a CDS encoding carbohydrate-binding protein, with the translated sequence MKCLDMGRKASLKGTVVAFVALSATTAFADATLKVDLTDSIRTVTHCASGALYGITADLPADVSAHIAPLKGNVYVQPAISGNGHQQPIGDAFDVAKRLVNTTGKVQIRLADILPGWPYRWPGKDSWLKSVEEIIKKKLNSGLNNFDGYEIWNEPDGTWKNENGDFYTNCWKPTYDLIRKLDPKAKIIGPSYSWFNSNRVDEFLKYCSQNNCLPDVFSWHQWGSGGFVGAVESLRNIEKKYNISPRALSINEYSSDTHTYEGAPGVSVPYIAKFERYNVESAMISWWFTNLPGRLGSLLTASNQKGGGWWLYKWYGDMSGYMARVTPPNDKSEGVDGFAAVDAKQNYASLVLGGNSVGNVNVVFEKLPAFLGGKMKVTVERVTWKDKDTPVASTELVSEKEMTLTGSSLTVQVKIESQFYGYRVYLTPIDVPQNPYKNVAASIPGKVEAENYDEAGQGFSYRDTDSDNQGGAYRDDGVDIEEGGDNYAIGYTIADEWLEYTVEVAQEGEYLIKANVASGSETSSFQLFMDDAEITESFAVPQTGEDWKTYKVFELGKKTLTAGKHILKLAITGSYVNIDWIEFVDAKAAQEEEQMGLTSLRRTPGNTAVEAQYFDMNGNRVSKEATKRPGAYLVRVPGFKTYLIRTAK
- a CDS encoding endo-1,4-beta-xylanase, translated to MKSLQTIASRALAISLAAASFSLAGPGLADGAAKFVGNITQSNSVGNDFTQLWNQATAENGCKWGSVEGTRGRYNWGACDAAYNWAKNNGGHFKFHALVWGSQYPGWLNGLSTDETKKAITAWFDAVKDHYPDLEMIDVVNEAIRTGNNSYHSPYGKNNNIIPALGGDNNGDYTFVTTAFKMARERWPKAILIYNDYNTVQWNKDQGIQLIQTIKKNGAPVDAYGLQAHDMMSQGGGQGGTGGGGVCLNINTLKSITKEIWDKTQTPMFISEYDIATTDDNIQKQCYSEQISHFMENEHVAGITLWGYIYGRTWLDCNGTAGGCSGIIKDGKDRAAMAWLRDYLSKNKGVNTTGLATGVLTVVDPEPQLPFKGEAIAIPGKVEAEDFDIPGKGRNEDGTSNESYGDDSENHGDSDYRKDTGVDLYKKATGVIVGYNSEGDWLEWTVNVAEAGDYTMFAAVAAAGSTSSFQLSLDGKELTSVISVPAAKSGEENYDDYNKVSANVTLPAGKHILRMDVTGAWFDVDYFTFVKGKNATDPEPIAAEDNPQFAQPSFQVDENSLQDYFVFDVHGVNLGVLSAYGFDGAAQILQTTGDIKNSGIYYLRNRFTGKMQAVRVAR